A segment of the Mangrovimonas sp. YM274 genome:
AATTCGAGATAAAACCAGGAGGAACCGTTTTAATAACAGGAGGAGGCGTTTATAATTCGTTTTTAATTGAAAGGATTAAAGCAAAAACAAAAGCCAGTATTGTCATTCCTTCTTCTGAAATTATCAATTATAAAGAAGCGCTTATTTTTGGTTTTTTAGGGGTTTTAAAAATGAGAGAAGAGCCCAACTGTTTGGCCTCGGTTACAGGGGCAAGTCATGACCATAGCTCAGGTCAAGTGTATTATCAGTAAAATAATTTTAAAATTGATATTTAAGGATTTTTAGTTTTTTATATTTGTTGCGCAAAAAAAACGACTAGAAATTGTATCATTTTTAATGGAACCATCAATGATACGAATTATATACAATAAGGATTAATAGCATTACATGAAAGATTTACTTCAAAAGTACGAAGCAAAAGAACCAGAAATAATATTTAATTGGAAAGACCCAGAAACAGAAGCCGAAGGCTGGACGGTGATAAATTCACTTAGAGGAGGCGCCGCAGGAGGGGGAACAAGAATGAGAAAAGGGTTAGACATGAACGAAGTGTTGTCCCTAGCCAAAACTATGGAGGTCAAGTTTACCGTATCGGGACCAGCCATTGGAGGTGCCAAATCTGGAATCAATTTTGACCCACAAGACCCAAGAAAAAAGGGCGTTTTGGAACGTTGGTACAAAGCGGTATCGCCACTGCTTAAAAGTTATTACGGGACAGGAGGCGATTTAAACGTAGACGAGATTCATGAGGTAATCCCAATTACTGAAGAGAGTGGTGTTTGGCATCCTCAAGAGGGGGTTTTTGAAGGCCACTTCAAACCAACTATTGCAGATAAAATCAACCGTATTGGACAGTTGAGACATGGGGTAATCAAGGTTATTGAAAACCCTATATTTTCTCCAGATGTAAGAAGAAAATATACCGTAGCAGACATGATCACGGGATATGGTGTTGCAGAGGCTGTTAAACATTTTTATGAAATCAAAAATGAATCTGTGGTTGGTAAGCGTGC
Coding sequences within it:
- a CDS encoding Glu/Leu/Phe/Val dehydrogenase dimerization domain-containing protein; this translates as MKDLLQKYEAKEPEIIFNWKDPETEAEGWTVINSLRGGAAGGGTRMRKGLDMNEVLSLAKTMEVKFTVSGPAIGGAKSGINFDPQDPRKKGVLERWYKAVSPLLKSYYGTGGDLNVDEIHEVIPITEESGVWHPQEGVFEGHFKPTIADKINRIGQLRHGVIKVIENPIFSPDVRRKYTVADMITGYGVAEAVKHFYEIKNESVVGKRAVVQGFGNVGAAAAFYLSQMGAKVVGIIDVVGGLIKEEGFSFEEITELYLNKKGNNLVAENLIPFSEINEKVWGLKTEIFAPCAASRLVTKEQIDQMINSGLEVISCGANVPFADKEIFFGPIMEYTDSKVSLIPDFISNCGMARVFAYFMEQRVQMTDDAIFSDTSNTIKEAIKNVHSKNNTKTGISATAFEIALSQLI